The Fimbriimonadaceae bacterium nucleotide sequence GGTACCCCCGAAGTTTCGGGCCTGGGTGTGCGCCATGGCGTCGGACAGATTGGTCCGGCGCGTGAAGGGCAGGCGGCTGAAGGATTCGGCGAACGCCATCGGGGTGACTTCGGACTCCGTCGCCATCGTCACCAACGCCATCGCCGTCGCCGCCTCGCAGGCCGAGAGCGGGGTGCCGCCCACCGTCGCCCAGTTCATCGACCCGGACACGTCGATCCCAAGCACATACCGCCTGCCGGTCGGTTCGACCGCCTCGAACGACCGGTAGAACGCGGCGTCAAGGGCGTCGACGACCTCCGGCACGGCGTTCCACTGCCGGTCGCCCTGGCGATAGACCTTCAGCCCGGTCAGGAGGGTGACCGGATGGACACGGGCCACTTTGATGCGTTGGAAGTCGTCGAGCCGCCGCACGACCTCCCTCACCGCGTGCGATCCCGCGCCAAGCAAGCCGACCTGAGACATGTTGCCCAGGTTCCGCACCATGGCGGCGAGGGGCATGTTGGCCAGCAGGGCTTCCCACACTTCCGCACAGTTCAGGAGCGACGCCGGGACGCATTCCCGGGGCAGGTCATGCTCGCGCACAAGCTGGGCGGCCTCCCGGGCGTCGCTCGACCGCTTGAGACGCTCAAACGCCTCCAGCCTGGGCTCGGCACCCACCAACTCCCCGTCCACGATCCATTTGTAAACCACCCGGTGGGCCTCGTCGACCGGCTTGGGATGGGCAAGGCGCAGGAGGTCGCGATGGCCCCAACCACCTCTCTGCTGGTACCGCATCGCCTGATAGGCGACGTCACCCGGGTCGGCCTCGTTGTACCAACGGCCGACCGCCGTGCGCATCGCCCGCCCCCAACCCCGCAGGCACTCGGCCTCGCTGACAAACTGGAACAGGTGGGTCCCCGTCCTCGCTACTTTGGGCAGGGCGGCAAAGGCCGACCTCCTCGTCTCCATATCTCCCAACGAGGCGGCCATGGCGAGGACGAACAGTCCGGGGCCAGGCTTGGGAGCCCGGCCCGACCGGGCCGTCTGCACAACACGCTCGACGACCTTTCCGCCCTCCCCCTTGACGAGTTTGAGGGCGTTCTCGGCCTGTTCAAGAGTCAGGTCTTGCTCGTTGACATAGTAGGTGCCGCCCTCCGTGCCCAAGACCAAGAACCGGTCGAGCAACTTCCATTCGTCGGCCTGCAACACAAAACCGCCCACCGTGGGGTCGGCCTGGCTCCCGCCCGTCACGGGATGTCTCTTAGGGACCCTCTTGTCAGCAAAGTGCCGGGTGAACCGCATCGTCTTCTCTCCTTATCGTTCCCTTGTCTTCTCTTGTCATGGTCAGGGCCCGCACGCCCCACATTGGACTACCGGCTCAGGCCAGAGAGGATTCGACCCCTGGGCCATTGCCTAGCCATGGCGGTACGGCCGGGCATGAGCGACCCACGGCGGTGGACCGAGCGGGCAAAGGATGAGGCACGGGCAGGCATGCGCCCGGCCCCTCGAAAGGAGTCCGTCGCGGCCCGATTGATCGCCGTCCCTCGGCGGCCCGCTTGGCCACCGGCCAGTCCACGACCGGACGCGTCCGCCGGGCGAAGACTTAGGTCGTTTTGTTTGGTCGGGGGGTGCCGTCCCGGATCGGGAGGCCGGCCCACAAGGTTCGTCTGTCTGACGGACCGGGGCCTTGGGTGAAGGTTCAGTCCGTCAGGAGGCTAGCGCCGAGCGCGTCAATTTGCGCACCCGTTTTCTTGGTCACGTCTTGCCATCTGCACGTCCAATCGTCTCGCCTCATGTCGTGGCGAGGTGGACACTTTGACAGCGTGACCGACGCCATGGATACAGGTCGTGAGTCATTTGCTCCGAAAGTCCTAACCCCATTTGTCAAGTGCCCTTGTCAGACAAACCATTCGTGGACAGGGGGTCCTTGGGGTCATGCCCAAGACACGGGTGGGTAACGTGAGGGAGCAAATGGACAGCGACAGTAGTAGACGGGGCGCGGAGCCCACCTAGCCAGTCGATATCCTTTGCCTTGTCTTCTGACAGGGCCTTCCGGATGTCGGAAGGCCCTGTTTCTGTCTCCCGCAAGGACCACGCGATGGAGACCACAACCACCCTCGATCTGGCCGCCCGGCTTCAAGCGGCACTTGCCACCGGCGCACCCTTGGACGACGCCCTCGGCACCGCCCGGGCCGTGGACGTCGCCGAGGCGCTCGGCACCCTGTCCGACTCCGAGTCCTTGGCCGTGTTCGCCGCCCTGGACAACGACCGTGCGGTCGACCTCTTCGACGACCTCAGCCCGTCTTTGGTCGAGTTCCTCGTCGAGAACACGCCGCGAGAAAGGCTTGTCGCCCTCCTCGACGCCATGCCGGTCGACGAGGCGGCCGACGTGCTGGCCAATTCAGACGCCGATGTGGCCGCCGAGTTGCTCGCCCTGCTGGAGCACCGGGCCCCCAGCGACGCCAAGGCGGTCCGCGGCCTGTTGGCCCACCCCGAAGGTACGGCGGGCCGACTCATGACGGACAACTTTGTGAGGCTTCGGCCCTGGCAGTCAGTCCAAGCGGCCACTGCTTCCGTACGGCTCCAGGGGCGCGAGGCAGAGACGCTCACCGACCTCTACGTCGTCGGGAACGGGGGTTCGGTCTTGCTCGGCGTCCTTTCGATGCGGGACCTGGTCTTGGCCGACAGCACCGAAGCGGTCCGCGACCTGATGACGACCGACCTTGTGACGGTGGCGACGGACACCGACGCCCAGGAAGTCGCCCGCTTGGTCGCCAAGTACGACCTGTTTGCGATCCCGGTGCTCGACAAAGACGGCCGGTTTGTCGGGATCGTGACCGTCGACGACGTCATCGACGTCATGGTCGAGGGGTTCACCGACGACATCGCCAAAATGGTCGGCACCGACGCGGAAGAGATGGACCGGCGCAGCCCGGCCCAGGTCGCCCGGATGCGTCTGCCGTGGCTCCTCGGCACGATGGCCATCGAGTTGTTCGCCGGGGCCGTGATCTCCCGGTTTGACGCCGTCCTGACCAAAGTGATCCTCCTCGCCTCGTTTATGCCGGTGATCTCGGCGATTTCGGGAAACGTCGGGTTGCAGGCGGCGGCCATCGTTGTCCGCGGCCTCGACACCGGTCACGTGAAGATCAGAGACACCCGCCGGGCTGTGCGCAAGGAGTTTTGGACGACCCTCTTGATGGCCGGGGCCTGCGGGATCCTTCTCGGCGCGGTCGGGGCGGTCTGGTCAAGGCATCCGTTCTTCGGGGTCGTGATCGGCACGGCGATGTTCGCCAGCATGCTGACCGCCGGGTTCATGGGGACGGTGATCCCAATCGTCTCCAAACGTCTGGGGTTTGACCCCGCCGCGACGGCCGGCCCGTTCGAGACCGCGTTCCAGGACGTGATCGGGTTCGCCGTGCTGCTCTGGGTGGCGAGTCTGCTGCTTCCCTGGTTGACGTGAGGCCTACCAGCGGATCAGGTTCGCGCCCCAGACAAGGCCCGCGCCAAAGCCGACGGTCAAGACCAGGTCGCCCTTCTTGAGCCGACCTTCTTTGTCCGCCTCGTACAGGCCCAGGGGGATGGACCCCGCCGATGTGTTGCCGTACTTGTGGATGTTGACGAACACCTTCTCGGGCGGAAGCTCGATGCGGGCCGCGGCACTCTCAATGATGCGCAGGTTGGCTTGGTGGGGGACAAAGAGGTCCACGTCGTCGGAGTGGAGCCCTGCCTCTTCGAGGACCCGGCAACACGCATCGCCGATGGCCTTGACGGCAAAGCGGTATGTCTCCGCCCCGTTCATATAGATGTAGTGGTTGTGCGGCTCGCTGTAGTGCCGGGCCAGGGGATAGCGCGAGCCACCGACCTCAAGACAGATGTGCGCGGCTCCGCTGCCGTCGCTCAGAAGCACGGTCTTGACAATGCCGCGGTCGGTGCCCTCTTCGGCGGTGAGCACCATCGCTCCGGCCCCGTCGCCAAAAAGGACGCACGTCGAACGGTCTTCCCAGTTCACGAACTTGGACAAGGTGTCGACCCCGACGACGAGGATCCGCTTGCTGTGCCCCGCCTTAAGCATCGCGTCGGCGACGTTGAGGGCGTAGATGGATCCGGCGCAAGCGGCCTGGACGTCGAAGGCACCGGCCTTCTTGGCACCGACCGCGTCTTGGACGATGCCTGCGGTGCTGGGAAAGATGTAGTCGCCAGTGACGGTGGCGACGATGACCATGTCCAAGTCGGCAGGGTCGACCCCGGCCCGTTCCAGGGCCTCTCGCGACGCGACGGCGGCGAGGTCGCTGGCCGCCTCGTCGTCTCGACAGATGTGCCGCTCCTTGATCCCGGTGCGCTGCGTGATCCACTCGTCGTTTGTGTCGACGAGCTTCTCCAAGTCGGCGTTGGTGAGGACCTTTTCGGGTACGGCGTGGCCGATACCCTGGACGACGCTGCGGATCTTCATGACGTACCTTTGCCGATGCCGGCCTCGACGCTTTCGCGGATGGCCTGGACGAGCCCTTGCTCGTGGGCGCGCGCGCCGTTCAGCACGGCGTTCTTCACCGCCTTCGCGTCGCTGCTCCCGTGGGCGATGATACACACACCGTTCACCCCCAGCAGGGGCGAACCGCCGTACTCGCGGTAATCGATCTGTTGGCGAAGCGGCGCCAGTCCCTTGCGAAGAGGAAGCCACAGGAGCTTGGCCGGCCCGGACGGGACAGCGCGGCGGATCTCGCCCATGATGTGCTCGGCGACGCCTTCGCAGGCTTTCAGCACGAGGTTCCCGACAAAGGCGTCGCAGACCACCACGTCCACAGGCTTGCGGAACATCTCCTTGCTCTCGATGTTGCCGCCAAACCAGTCGTGGCCGGCCATGAGGTCATAGGCTTCTTTGGCGAAGGCGTTGCCCTTGCCCGGTTCCTCGCCGATGTTCAGGAGATGCGCCTTGGGCTTCGTGCGGCCCATCACGCGTTCGGCGTAGGCGCGGCCCATCAGGGCGAACTCCAGCATCTGGCGAGGGTCGGCGTCGGGGCTGGCGCCCGCGTCTAGGAGCAGGAACCGACCGTGCTTGTTGGGGAACTGGGTGGCGATGGCGGGCCGGTCGATCCCCTTGATCCGCCCCCAGCCCAGCAGGGCCGACGCGGCCGTCGCCCCGGTGTTGCCTGCCGAGACAAAGGCGTCCGCGTCCCCCGACTTGACCAGGCCGGCCGCGACGACCATCGAGGAGTCTTTCTTGCGCCGGATCGCGTCGGCCGGCTTTTCGTCCATCGCGACGACCTCGCTGGCCGGGTGGAGGCGCAAGTTGGCGGGTTTGTCACCGATCAACGGCTGGAGAACGGCGGGGTCACCGACGAGGATCACTTCCCCGTCGAACTCGTGCGCCGCTTGGACCGCCCCGAGGACGATCTGTTCCGGGGCATGGTCACCGCCCATGCCGTCGAGGGCGACCCTGGTCAAGACTTGTCCTCACCCATAAGGTCGCCAAGGTCGGCAAACGCGGGGTGGCCATGGGGGGTCGTCAAATCTTCGCGTCCGCTCTTGGCGTTGGGACAGGGGCCGTCCCAACCAAACGAGCAGAGCGGCTGGACGGGAATGTTGAGGATCAGACCCTGCCGCACATAGTTGTCGCGGATGAGGGCGTTGTTCTTGAAGAGGGGGACGGGTTCGTCGGTGACGACCTTGGCGTACCCGTCGGAGGCGTAGCAGCTCGGCACCCCCTCGACCTCGAACTCGTCCTGCATCCGGAACTTCAACTTGACCTCGATCGGGGCGCCACACCGCGCGCACTCCACGACGGCGGTCGACTCAAGTCCGGTCTGGACCAGCAACATGTTGCCGGTGCTGACCGCGTCGATCTGTCCGGTGACCGGTTCGACAAGGTCGAGGTCTTCCTCCTGGTTGAGGGCCGTCGAAAAGGTGAACGACAGCTTCTTCCCCGGGTTCTGGACCGCTTCGTTCAGATCCAGCAGGTCCTCCTTCTTCATGGGGGACGCGATTTTACCTGGGCCGACCCCGCATGGTTAGGGATGTGTTTGCGGGCCTCGCGCGCCAATGATTTGTTTGGTCATGGCTGTTTCCCGCTTGATGCCGCAAGACCCCCGGCGCGGGGCGATGCGATCTCTCGTCGCCCGGGCGACGCAGTCGTTGAAGAGTGCCGAGTCGCTGAAGAGGGCGGCGCAACTTTTGCAACAAGTCGACGCGAACCCTGGACTGATCGACCGGCTGGTCGCGCCCGAGTCGCCGTGCACGAAGCTGGCGCTCGAGGGAATCGCGAAGAGCGCGTTCGGCGACGGTGGAGCGGAGTTTCTGTCGATCGGGGCGGTCGCGGCCGCGGCGGGCCCCGGTCTGGCCGTCCACGCCTACACCTGCGCGGCGACCACGATGCTCTTCCGCGAGACCGCCTGGCCGGCGGGCAAGGACCCCGCCGCGTTCTCCCGTCACTCGGTGGCGGTGGCCGCGGCGGCCGGGTTGGTGTCGGGTTGGTCGGGCGGTGACGCAAGCCGGGCAAGGGTGGCCGGAGCGTTGCACAACGTCGGCCTCGCCGTCATGCTCTGGGGTAATCCGGACACCTACGGCCGGTCTTCCAGCCCGATCGCGGGCACCGAAGCCCAAGTCCACGACATGGAGGCGGACCTGCTGGGATACGACCACCAGGAGGCCGGCGCCCTCTTCCTGGGCCAGTTGGGATTCCCCGCCGACATCACCGACGTCGCCGCCAGCCACCACAAATCGGACGCGACTGGCTTGGGGAAGGCCGTCCAAACCGCCGACCTGGCCGCCCACCAAATGGGTTGCGACATGGGCTTTGCCAACGCCCCGGCTGCCGAGGCCCAAGGCGCCTTCACTGCCTTGGGGGACGAAAAGGTCGCCCGACTGGCCGAGGCGGTTTCGGCCGTGACCCTCAATTTCGCCCGGCTCGCAGATTGATCCGAACGATTAGCTATAAGTCCCGCGTCCTTTGGGTACCATAGGCTCCGGCTTGGAGCACGGCCCGGCGCCTTTGATGGTGCCTGGCCGTGCAGTCTAGAGGTGGTGTGAAATCCACGCTGGCAAGCCGGGACAAAGGAGCTTTGCCTTGAAGAAGTGGCTGATCGCATTTTTGGCCGGTGCCGTCGTCGTGGGTTGCACGGGTGGTAACGGAGGCATCGTCGGGACGACATCCGGCACAACGAGCGGCACGACAAGTGGGACGACGACCGGCACGACAGGCCGGCAGTTGGCGACGGTGAACTTGCCAAGCCGCGCCGCCCAGGCCAACATCGTCATCTTGTCGGGGCAAGGACGCCGCAGTTCTGGCGACAACCACGCCACGTTCAACATCTTTCAATGGGGCCGGGGCACGATCGACACCGTGCCGACCGTGTTCCAAGGCACCTTGGACGGTATCAGCTGCAATCTCGGCGGCTACACGATGAACAACACCACGTTCACCCAGGACCTGGGTGA carries:
- a CDS encoding DUF177 domain-containing protein; protein product: MKKEDLLDLNEAVQNPGKKLSFTFSTALNQEEDLDLVEPVTGQIDAVSTGNMLLVQTGLESTAVVECARCGAPIEVKLKFRMQDEFEVEGVPSCYASDGYAKVVTDEPVPLFKNNALIRDNYVRQGLILNIPVQPLCSFGWDGPCPNAKSGREDLTTPHGHPAFADLGDLMGEDKS
- the plsX gene encoding phosphate acyltransferase PlsX, encoding MTRVALDGMGGDHAPEQIVLGAVQAAHEFDGEVILVGDPAVLQPLIGDKPANLRLHPASEVVAMDEKPADAIRRKKDSSMVVAAGLVKSGDADAFVSAGNTGATAASALLGWGRIKGIDRPAIATQFPNKHGRFLLLDAGASPDADPRQMLEFALMGRAYAERVMGRTKPKAHLLNIGEEPGKGNAFAKEAYDLMAGHDWFGGNIESKEMFRKPVDVVVCDAFVGNLVLKACEGVAEHIMGEIRRAVPSGPAKLLWLPLRKGLAPLRQQIDYREYGGSPLLGVNGVCIIAHGSSDAKAVKNAVLNGARAHEQGLVQAIRESVEAGIGKGTS
- a CDS encoding TROVE domain-containing protein codes for the protein MRFTRHFADKRVPKRHPVTGGSQADPTVGGFVLQADEWKLLDRFLVLGTEGGTYYVNEQDLTLEQAENALKLVKGEGGKVVERVVQTARSGRAPKPGPGLFVLAMAASLGDMETRRSAFAALPKVARTGTHLFQFVSEAECLRGWGRAMRTAVGRWYNEADPGDVAYQAMRYQQRGGWGHRDLLRLAHPKPVDEAHRVVYKWIVDGELVGAEPRLEAFERLKRSSDAREAAQLVREHDLPRECVPASLLNCAEVWEALLANMPLAAMVRNLGNMSQVGLLGAGSHAVREVVRRLDDFQRIKVARVHPVTLLTGLKVYRQGDRQWNAVPEVVDALDAAFYRSFEAVEPTGRRYVLGIDVSGSMNWATVGGTPLSACEAATAMALVTMATESEVTPMAFAESFSRLPFTRRTNLSDAMAHTQARNFGGTDCALPMVWAAKNKVMADVFVVYTDNEPVYGDVHPVQALEEYRQKTGVPAKLVVVGMCASRFNVADPADLGTLDVVGFDATVPLALREFVLA
- a CDS encoding HDOD domain-containing protein, which encodes MAVSRLMPQDPRRGAMRSLVARATQSLKSAESLKRAAQLLQQVDANPGLIDRLVAPESPCTKLALEGIAKSAFGDGGAEFLSIGAVAAAAGPGLAVHAYTCAATTMLFRETAWPAGKDPAAFSRHSVAVAAAAGLVSGWSGGDASRARVAGALHNVGLAVMLWGNPDTYGRSSSPIAGTEAQVHDMEADLLGYDHQEAGALFLGQLGFPADITDVAASHHKSDATGLGKAVQTADLAAHQMGCDMGFANAPAAEAQGAFTALGDEKVARLAEAVSAVTLNFARLAD
- the mgtE gene encoding magnesium transporter is translated as METTTTLDLAARLQAALATGAPLDDALGTARAVDVAEALGTLSDSESLAVFAALDNDRAVDLFDDLSPSLVEFLVENTPRERLVALLDAMPVDEAADVLANSDADVAAELLALLEHRAPSDAKAVRGLLAHPEGTAGRLMTDNFVRLRPWQSVQAATASVRLQGREAETLTDLYVVGNGGSVLLGVLSMRDLVLADSTEAVRDLMTTDLVTVATDTDAQEVARLVAKYDLFAIPVLDKDGRFVGIVTVDDVIDVMVEGFTDDIAKMVGTDAEEMDRRSPAQVARMRLPWLLGTMAIELFAGAVISRFDAVLTKVILLASFMPVISAISGNVGLQAAAIVVRGLDTGHVKIRDTRRAVRKEFWTTLLMAGACGILLGAVGAVWSRHPFFGVVIGTAMFASMLTAGFMGTVIPIVSKRLGFDPAATAGPFETAFQDVIGFAVLLWVASLLLPWLT
- a CDS encoding ketoacyl-ACP synthase III, whose product is MRSVVQGIGHAVPEKVLTNADLEKLVDTNDEWITQRTGIKERHICRDDEAASDLAAVASREALERAGVDPADLDMVIVATVTGDYIFPSTAGIVQDAVGAKKAGAFDVQAACAGSIYALNVADAMLKAGHSKRILVVGVDTLSKFVNWEDRSTCVLFGDGAGAMVLTAEEGTDRGIVKTVLLSDGSGAAHICLEVGGSRYPLARHYSEPHNHYIYMNGAETYRFAVKAIGDACCRVLEEAGLHSDDVDLFVPHQANLRIIESAAARIELPPEKVFVNIHKYGNTSAGSIPLGLYEADKEGRLKKGDLVLTVGFGAGLVWGANLIRW